In Pseudomonas sp. ADAK18, a single window of DNA contains:
- a CDS encoding outer membrane protein transport protein, whose translation MNNKKQHAQTLLGLALLGSLITTGQVQAGGFSTPTYGAPGWGRAFGGGSLFKNDPSSAFNNPAAMAFIDQSIAQQTVDYARIKIKYSGKAYDYAGNPVTNTPVLDDLGNVGDTTLNNNNGGQGGFTAWLPTGFLVIPIGDRFAFGLSQVVPQGMRTTWDEGSKFRDFAVDTKIETVGLTGSLSFKVNDEFSVGGGAIVQRSQGFVSQNVDLYAAAANSPGLGGSAFPSGIGESLIRVKVDNVSVGWFGGVVWKPTAQDTLGLNYHAKIKNKMTGKYNFKTDAVGRNAMTTPFGPNGETLVEFAYPGLKLFPDGANASVQLDIPATAAIDWVHQFNDRWTLGLSAQWTEWSSFQDLTLKSEGATIVAIPYNYKNSWMTSIGGDYKATDELTLRAGVAYDQTPTRNSTRDPRIPDGDRYFLAFGAGYDIKYVPGLSIDAAYSHQFVQTVNIKTKNVDRLGAGQLDGKAESSGDVVSLSATYKF comes from the coding sequence ATGAACAATAAGAAACAACACGCACAAACGTTACTGGGACTGGCTTTGCTGGGAAGCCTGATAACGACAGGGCAAGTGCAGGCGGGTGGCTTCTCCACACCGACCTATGGCGCTCCCGGTTGGGGTCGTGCCTTCGGTGGTGGTTCACTGTTCAAGAACGACCCGAGCTCTGCCTTCAACAACCCGGCGGCCATGGCATTCATTGATCAGAGCATCGCCCAGCAAACCGTCGATTATGCCCGGATAAAGATCAAGTACAGCGGCAAGGCTTACGACTATGCCGGTAACCCGGTCACCAATACACCCGTGCTGGATGACTTGGGCAACGTGGGTGACACGACGCTCAATAACAACAACGGCGGTCAAGGGGGCTTCACGGCCTGGCTGCCGACGGGTTTTCTGGTCATTCCGATCGGCGATCGTTTTGCGTTTGGCTTGAGCCAGGTTGTGCCTCAGGGGATGCGTACTACCTGGGATGAGGGTTCAAAGTTCCGTGACTTTGCAGTCGACACCAAAATCGAAACCGTGGGGCTTACGGGCTCGTTGTCGTTCAAGGTAAACGACGAGTTTTCGGTGGGTGGTGGTGCCATTGTTCAACGCAGTCAGGGCTTCGTCAGTCAGAACGTGGACTTGTACGCAGCGGCCGCCAACTCACCGGGACTGGGTGGGTCCGCGTTCCCGTCAGGCATCGGCGAGTCGTTGATCAGGGTCAAGGTCGATAATGTGTCGGTCGGCTGGTTTGGCGGTGTGGTCTGGAAGCCGACGGCACAAGACACGCTGGGTCTGAACTACCACGCCAAAATCAAAAACAAGATGACCGGCAAATATAACTTCAAGACCGATGCGGTAGGTCGTAACGCCATGACGACGCCCTTTGGGCCCAATGGCGAAACGCTGGTGGAATTCGCCTACCCGGGCCTCAAGCTGTTCCCGGACGGTGCTAACGCCAGTGTTCAGCTGGACATCCCGGCCACGGCGGCGATTGACTGGGTACACCAGTTCAACGATCGCTGGACCTTGGGCCTGAGTGCCCAGTGGACCGAATGGTCGTCGTTCCAGGACCTGACGCTCAAATCCGAGGGGGCGACGATTGTTGCTATTCCGTACAACTACAAAAACTCGTGGATGACGTCGATTGGTGGTGACTACAAAGCCACCGACGAACTCACCCTGCGTGCCGGTGTAGCGTACGACCAGACACCTACCCGCAACTCCACCCGTGATCCACGGATCCCGGACGGTGACCGCTACTTCCTGGCGTTTGGTGCCGGTTACGACATCAAGTATGTTCCAGGCCTGTCCATTGATGCAGCGTACTCGCACCAGTTCGTACAAACGGTCAACATCAAGACCAAGAACGTCGATCGACTGGGCGCAGGCCAACTGGACGGCAAGGCCGAGTCTTCGGGCGATGTGGTCAGCTTGTCGGCAACCTACAAGTTCTAA
- a CDS encoding acyl-CoA dehydrogenase — protein MVIWLLAGLAAAIALAYRQAAAILWLGAGLIWLAGGYLFNAVAGLGGTVTALLVVLPALLLSIKPLRRSLLTSKALGLFRTIMPAMSDTERAAIESGTVWWDAELFSGKPRWERLLQAAPASLTTEEQAFLDNEVETLCDIANDWETTQIWQDMSPEGWQYTKDAGFLGMIIPKQYGGKGFSHYAHSQVVMKLSTRCSAAAISVMVPNSLGPAELLLHYGTDAQRNYYLPRLAQGEDIPCFALTSPYAGSDAGAIPDLGIVCKGMHEGQEVLGFSVTWDKRYITLGPIATVLGLAFRAEDPDGLLGQPGSLGITCALIPTSHPGVNSGRRHWPLNAVFQNGPTTGKDVFIPLEWVIGGREQVGNGWRMLMECLAAGRAISLPSANVGLGKVAVRGTTAYAAMRKQFGLPIGKFEGVQAPLARMAGHLYACDAVRKVSVASLDAGEKPSVISAIAKYHVTERARIIVNDGMDIVAGKGICMGPNNFLARAYQQSPIAITVEGANIMTRCLIIYGQGLIRCHPYVFREMEAARNTDRRKALVDFDSAMFGHLSFVLANTVRAAVHSLTGGRLISVPGKTDPALASYYRQANRLSVVLALTSDISMGVLGGALKRKESITGRLGDILSQLYILSCVLKRFEDDGRPQADLPLVHWAAQDALLRAHEALAEVLDNYPSKPAAAVIRGLSFPFGIPQRKPSDRLLAQVAELVQIPGETRDRLLANSYVPRPEIDKLAYGELALRLLPQVEVIEARLKTAIKQGLIEPMPISATAFTAWRIKARALDLISDDEDTLLGRYVEYADHGIQVDDFPQDFGLLEALQKRQQALEQAEKPSVKKRVSQGENASVN, from the coding sequence ATGGTTATCTGGTTATTGGCGGGACTCGCTGCGGCGATTGCCCTGGCGTATCGACAAGCAGCTGCCATCCTGTGGCTGGGCGCTGGGCTGATCTGGCTGGCGGGTGGTTATCTGTTCAACGCAGTGGCGGGTTTGGGGGGCACGGTCACAGCGCTTCTGGTGGTGTTACCGGCGCTGTTGCTTTCCATCAAACCCCTGCGCCGCAGCCTGTTGACGAGCAAGGCCCTGGGCCTGTTTCGCACGATCATGCCGGCCATGTCCGACACCGAACGTGCCGCCATCGAGTCCGGTACCGTGTGGTGGGATGCCGAGCTGTTCAGTGGCAAACCCCGTTGGGAGCGCCTGCTGCAAGCCGCGCCGGCCAGCCTGACGACGGAGGAACAAGCTTTCCTCGACAACGAAGTGGAAACCCTCTGCGACATCGCCAACGACTGGGAAACCACCCAGATCTGGCAGGACATGTCCCCCGAAGGCTGGCAGTACACCAAGGACGCCGGCTTCCTGGGGATGATCATTCCCAAGCAATACGGCGGCAAAGGTTTCTCCCACTACGCCCATTCCCAAGTGGTCATGAAGCTGTCGACCCGTTGCTCGGCGGCGGCGATTTCTGTGATGGTGCCCAACTCCTTGGGCCCGGCCGAACTGCTGTTGCACTACGGCACAGACGCCCAACGCAATTACTACTTGCCACGCCTGGCCCAGGGTGAAGACATCCCGTGCTTCGCCCTGACCAGCCCGTATGCCGGCTCCGATGCGGGTGCGATTCCTGACTTGGGCATCGTCTGCAAAGGGATGCATGAAGGCCAGGAAGTGCTGGGTTTCAGCGTCACCTGGGACAAGCGATACATCACCCTCGGTCCCATCGCCACGGTGCTCGGCCTGGCGTTCCGCGCTGAAGACCCGGACGGGCTGCTGGGCCAGCCGGGTTCCCTGGGGATCACCTGTGCGCTGATCCCGACGTCTCATCCGGGCGTGAACAGCGGTCGCCGTCATTGGCCCCTCAACGCGGTATTCCAGAACGGTCCCACCACCGGCAAGGATGTCTTCATTCCCCTGGAATGGGTCATCGGCGGCCGTGAGCAAGTGGGTAACGGCTGGCGCATGTTGATGGAATGCCTGGCGGCCGGGCGCGCAATTTCCCTGCCGTCGGCCAACGTCGGCCTGGGCAAGGTAGCGGTGCGCGGCACCACAGCCTACGCGGCGATGCGCAAGCAGTTCGGCTTGCCTATCGGCAAGTTCGAAGGGGTGCAGGCGCCGTTGGCACGCATGGCCGGGCATTTGTATGCCTGTGATGCGGTGCGCAAGGTATCGGTGGCGTCCCTGGATGCCGGTGAAAAACCGTCGGTGATCTCGGCGATTGCCAAGTACCACGTCACCGAGCGTGCACGAATCATCGTCAACGACGGCATGGACATCGTCGCCGGTAAAGGTATCTGCATGGGGCCGAACAACTTCCTGGCCCGTGCCTACCAACAAAGCCCCATCGCGATCACCGTGGAGGGCGCGAACATCATGACCCGCTGCCTGATCATCTATGGGCAGGGCCTGATTCGTTGCCATCCCTATGTGTTCCGCGAGATGGAAGCGGCGCGCAACACCGACCGCCGCAAGGCGCTGGTGGATTTCGACAGCGCGATGTTTGGCCATCTGAGCTTTGTGCTGGCCAATACCGTACGTGCTGCGGTGCATTCGCTGACGGGGGGGCGGCTGATTTCCGTGCCGGGTAAAACCGACCCGGCCCTGGCGTCCTACTACCGCCAGGCCAATCGTCTGTCGGTGGTGCTGGCGTTGACTTCCGACATTTCCATGGGTGTGTTGGGCGGTGCCCTCAAGCGCAAGGAAAGCATCACCGGGCGCCTGGGGGACATTCTGTCGCAGTTGTACATCCTGTCCTGCGTACTCAAGCGTTTCGAGGACGATGGTCGGCCCCAGGCGGACTTGCCACTGGTGCATTGGGCGGCCCAGGACGCGTTGTTGCGCGCCCATGAAGCCCTGGCTGAAGTACTCGATAACTACCCGTCAAAACCTGCGGCAGCGGTGATTCGCGGCTTGAGTTTTCCGTTCGGTATCCCGCAGCGCAAACCGTCGGATCGCCTGCTGGCCCAAGTGGCGGAACTGGTGCAAATCCCGGGGGAAACCCGCGACCGCCTTCTGGCCAATTCCTACGTTCCACGGCCGGAAATCGACAAGCTGGCCTATGGAGAACTGGCTCTGCGCCTGCTGCCACAAGTGGAAGTGATCGAGGCGCGCCTCAAAACGGCGATCAAGCAGGGCCTGATCGAACCGATGCCGATTTCTGCTACCGCGTTTACCGCCTGGCGCATCAAGGCCCGGGCGCTGGACCTGATCAGCGACGACGAAGACACGTTGCTGGGTCGCTATGTGGAATACGCCGACCACGGCATCCAGGTGGACGACTTCCCGCAGGACTTCGGGTTGCTGGAGGCGTTGCAGAAGCGTCAGCAAGCGCTGGAACAAGCAGAAAAACCCAGTGTGAAAAAACGCGTGAGCCAAGGCGAAAACGCATCGGTTAACTAA
- the praB gene encoding alkane oxidation protein activator PraB, with protein MQSLKKTALLGSMLLSLGVASSMAGAAGFSPPGPFSSTSGNVVLKWPATFQAPMTCNLSVSGSIDVNGVATITAASLSGNNALCTLPKVQGLPWSVNLSSASQGTITNIGFSMPNLARPGESVCGPGSLAVTWDNAAHVLGAANQAMNSNCTLVSLNVTLAGSLTTHP; from the coding sequence ATGCAAAGCCTCAAGAAAACAGCACTTTTGGGCTCGATGTTACTCAGCCTGGGAGTTGCCTCATCCATGGCGGGCGCGGCGGGGTTCAGTCCACCGGGGCCGTTTAGCAGTACCAGCGGTAATGTTGTATTGAAATGGCCAGCGACTTTCCAGGCGCCCATGACATGCAATCTCAGTGTGTCCGGGTCCATTGATGTGAACGGTGTGGCAACCATTACAGCTGCCTCGTTGTCGGGCAACAACGCGCTCTGCACCTTGCCCAAAGTGCAGGGGCTGCCCTGGAGCGTGAACCTGAGTAGCGCTTCACAAGGCACCATCACCAACATTGGATTCTCGATGCCCAATCTTGCGCGACCAGGCGAGTCCGTCTGCGGGCCTGGCAGCCTCGCCGTCACTTGGGATAACGCCGCTCATGTGTTGGGTGCCGCCAATCAGGCAATGAACAGCAACTGCACGCTGGTGTCGTTGAACGTCACGTTGGCCGGTTCGCTCACCACTCATCCTTGA